Proteins co-encoded in one Thermocrinis sp. genomic window:
- the rsmI gene encoding 16S rRNA (cytidine(1402)-2'-O)-methyltransferase: MGKLYVVGTPIGNLKDITLRALEVLQSVNFIACEDTRRTSILLNHYKIEGKKLLSYYEPKESVQVPKIVKLLEKEDVALVTDAGTPSISDPGYKLIRACIEKGIPVEVIPGPSAVIAALVGSGLPTDRFTFVGFLPKKGLTNFLEELKAYKESTIIAFESPNRLIKTLENIKEVYGDNTTVCVARELTKVHEEYIRGRVVEVLDELNRRGEIKGELVILWHMVED; the protein is encoded by the coding sequence ATGGGGAAACTGTACGTTGTAGGCACGCCTATTGGAAATTTGAAAGACATAACACTAAGGGCTCTGGAAGTTCTTCAGTCTGTAAATTTCATAGCCTGCGAGGACACGCGCAGAACGTCCATACTACTAAATCACTACAAGATAGAAGGTAAAAAGCTGCTTTCTTATTATGAGCCAAAAGAGAGCGTTCAGGTGCCTAAGATAGTCAAGCTTTTGGAAAAGGAAGATGTAGCTTTGGTTACTGACGCGGGCACTCCTTCTATATCAGACCCAGGTTACAAACTCATAAGAGCTTGCATTGAAAAAGGCATACCTGTAGAAGTAATCCCAGGTCCAAGTGCGGTAATTGCCGCTTTGGTAGGTTCCGGTCTGCCTACCGATCGCTTTACCTTCGTAGGATTTCTACCCAAAAAAGGATTAACCAACTTTTTAGAAGAGCTAAAGGCTTACAAAGAGAGCACCATAATTGCCTTTGAATCTCCCAATAGGCTAATAAAAACCTTGGAAAATATTAAAGAGGTTTATGGAGACAATACAACCGTGTGCGTAGCCAGGGAGCTCACAAAGGTCCACGAGGAGTATATAAGGGGAAGGGTGGTAGAAGTGCTCGACGAGTTAAACAGAAGAGGAGAAATAAAAGGTGAGCTAGTTATCCTGTGGCATATGGTTGAAGATTAA
- a CDS encoding DUF3536 domain-containing protein — protein sequence MRNLIIHAHFYQPYRENPYLGEIPIEDSAFPFENWNERIYRECYLPVAYAHYREEGLTKDIINCYRHLSFNMGWTLLSWIKKYHPELMEKIKEGADHSLATSFNHTILPLDPLEDKQIQIFWGIRTYEKFFGRKPKGFWLPELAVDEETLDLLKENGIEFILLASHQVSGKGNYLRINNLAVFVYDGELSHGVSFGDLLWDAEKLYKAMIHKEPPVVIATDGETFGHHKKFGELALAYLFKKHSESFTTLEDYYRSHKPTEEGKLVPYTSWSCPHGVERWRSDCGCSTGGLPGWQQKWRKPLREGLEAVRYMVKEKAYSILEKYFNDPQLAILYYIDVLLEANSKEAKENYLKTHLRKSLSGSERIKVFKALSALTFMQFAFSSDGWFFADISGIETVNNLLYAKRAIDLMDLREAEDVLTQYLAEAPSNLIEYGNGLAVWNKLVKPKVYKPSDIAHTALFLYLSEAKKDNLGSWSFKVKEKGERFLVYLKNTNTEERFSFEFGWDELHLEKLPPSYLKMVLESWIRSYEDAYLNFVSDYAYLLEEILYYAKSKHFWSLKDAKTHLETLYKLKLKKMIENRDVKGIKLVMHKAEELGLDLSIHELKQSFVRLCIEKLEEEEELLELIELIKNYNRKVGKFELMIDLWEVQNALWERKENIKDRRIFNVLNLQPYATG from the coding sequence ATGAGGAACTTGATAATCCATGCCCATTTTTACCAACCTTACAGAGAAAATCCATACTTGGGCGAAATACCCATAGAGGACTCTGCCTTCCCTTTTGAGAATTGGAATGAAAGGATCTACAGGGAATGTTATCTGCCAGTAGCCTACGCCCATTACAGAGAGGAGGGTCTTACGAAGGACATAATAAACTGCTACCGTCACTTAAGCTTTAACATGGGATGGACCCTTTTGAGTTGGATAAAAAAGTATCACCCAGAGCTTATGGAAAAAATAAAAGAGGGGGCAGATCATAGTCTTGCCACATCCTTTAACCATACTATACTCCCCCTGGACCCTTTGGAGGACAAGCAGATACAGATATTCTGGGGCATAAGGACCTATGAGAAGTTTTTTGGTAGAAAACCTAAGGGGTTTTGGCTTCCAGAGCTGGCGGTGGATGAGGAAACCCTTGATCTTTTAAAAGAAAATGGCATAGAGTTTATTTTGCTCGCGTCCCACCAGGTTTCCGGTAAAGGAAATTACCTAAGGATTAACAATTTAGCAGTGTTTGTTTACGATGGGGAGCTTTCCCATGGTGTATCCTTTGGGGATTTACTCTGGGATGCGGAAAAGCTTTACAAAGCGATGATACACAAAGAGCCACCCGTTGTTATAGCTACAGACGGTGAAACCTTTGGCCATCACAAAAAGTTTGGAGAACTTGCCCTTGCTTACCTGTTTAAAAAACACTCAGAAAGCTTTACAACTTTGGAAGATTACTACAGATCTCACAAACCTACGGAAGAAGGCAAACTGGTCCCTTATACCTCCTGGAGCTGTCCTCATGGTGTGGAAAGATGGCGTTCAGACTGTGGATGCAGCACGGGAGGGCTGCCAGGCTGGCAACAAAAGTGGAGAAAGCCACTGAGGGAGGGACTGGAGGCAGTTAGGTATATGGTAAAAGAAAAGGCATACAGCATTTTGGAAAAGTACTTTAACGATCCCCAACTGGCAATTTTGTATTACATAGATGTATTACTTGAGGCTAATTCTAAGGAGGCAAAGGAAAATTATCTAAAAACCCACCTAAGGAAAAGTTTATCAGGGAGCGAGAGAATTAAGGTCTTTAAAGCGTTGTCTGCACTTACCTTTATGCAGTTTGCGTTTTCTTCCGACGGTTGGTTTTTTGCGGATATTTCTGGTATAGAAACGGTAAACAACCTCCTTTATGCCAAAAGGGCTATAGACTTGATGGATCTTAGGGAAGCGGAGGATGTTTTAACACAGTACTTAGCAGAGGCGCCCAGTAATCTTATAGAATACGGAAATGGTTTGGCTGTCTGGAACAAACTAGTCAAACCTAAGGTGTATAAACCAAGCGATATTGCTCACACAGCTCTCTTTCTTTATCTATCAGAAGCAAAGAAAGATAATCTTGGTTCTTGGAGTTTTAAAGTAAAAGAGAAAGGAGAAAGGTTTTTGGTTTACCTCAAAAACACTAACACGGAAGAAAGATTCTCATTTGAGTTTGGTTGGGACGAGCTCCACTTAGAAAAACTTCCTCCAAGCTACTTGAAAATGGTTCTAGAATCATGGATAAGGTCCTATGAAGACGCATACCTTAATTTTGTCTCTGATTATGCCTATCTTCTGGAAGAGATACTCTACTATGCTAAGTCTAAACATTTTTGGTCCTTAAAAGACGCTAAGACTCATCTTGAAACGCTTTACAAGTTAAAGCTGAAGAAAATGATAGAAAACAGAGACGTAAAAGGTATAAAACTTGTTATGCATAAAGCGGAGGAACTTGGTTTAGATTTGAGTATTCACGAATTAAAGCAGTCCTTTGTAAGGCTATGTATTGAAAAACTGGAGGAAGAGGAAGAACTTTTGGAACTAATAGAGCTTATAAAGAACTACAACAGAAAGGTAGGAAAATTTGAACTTATGATAGATCTTTGGGAGGTTCAGAACGCCCTTTGGGAAAGAAAAGAGAACATAAAAGACAGGAGAATTTTCAACGTCCTTAATCTTCAACCATATGCCACAGGATAA
- a CDS encoding efflux RND transporter permease subunit: MHRFFIHRPVTSWMFMFAFILLGLYSLRNIPIDRLPDVDFPTVSVVTTYPGADPTVVDVNVTRVIEEQISTISGIESIVSQSFSGTSRITITFSLEKDIDVAAQEVRDAVQRAMRRLPEGVDPPIVRKVDTSLAPILAILLHSKTADYQTLAYWADKIIKRDFERIDGVGQVDLGGFRDNVMWIRIDPEKLYSRNLAIQEVVEAVVKNHLDSPAGAIYGKERDYIIRFYGKAKDAKELESIFINPNLRLGDIGYAEFGEDEKRGMARYMGEQAIAFVIYKQSKTNTVATVDRVKQRMEEWNRQLPPGMRMDITFDASVFVKDSVKAALEEIIIGSLLTSLVVYFFLGSVKLTFVPVFAIPVALLGTVFFLYQTDQSLNTFTLLGLAVAVGIVIDDAIVVLESIYRRRKEENLPPLEAAERGTRVVIFALLASTASLIIVFIPIIFLKGVVGKLFGSFALTLVVAIALSYLVAISFTPMAVSRLVDKVPVENPFTKVYAKFEGYFDKALRWSLDHKAIVIGLSLVSVLAGFQLFRMTKREFFPLVDEGRFLVRFETPVGSSFEFTEQKTKEVEEIIRKNPYVDRFGLAMGQGVAGRPTVNGGLAFVYLVERGKRPHQRQVMEMLRKEFAKLRDVKVSVESAGIIGPAGGRQVDIQYVIKGPDIEQLQSISNKLLAEFRGKPGYRDVDTDLRLNEPQVHIKVNRERLADLGISVEQVSITLRVLFGKLQIATYELGSESYDLYIKAIPSFVQNLENLKKVYLKSPTGALVPLTEVVEIEQRTGYQYLNRYNRQYAFSFFSNLSGEKSLADAVKDLEDWFKSNLPPGYTYEATGQAKEFARAFQGLGMALIAALVGVYMVLASLFESYRHPFTVLVMVPLAVMGAFGLLWLTNTSLSVPSYFGIILLVGIIVRDAVLFIERIIQLRKEGLPTREAILNARRERLRPILMTTITIISALIPVALGLTAGSELRKPLALVVIGGIITGLPLSLFLLPVLYEIFDRVDYFRKKALTKSS; encoded by the coding sequence ATGCACAGATTTTTTATTCACAGACCAGTTACATCCTGGATGTTTATGTTTGCCTTCATCCTCTTAGGTCTTTATTCCCTCCGAAACATACCCATAGATAGACTGCCAGACGTGGATTTTCCCACAGTTAGCGTAGTTACCACCTATCCTGGTGCTGATCCTACGGTGGTAGATGTGAACGTAACCAGGGTTATAGAAGAGCAGATATCAACCATTAGCGGTATAGAGTCTATAGTTTCTCAGAGTTTCTCTGGCACATCCAGGATAACTATCACCTTCTCCCTTGAAAAGGATATAGACGTGGCAGCTCAGGAAGTCAGAGACGCGGTCCAGAGGGCTATGAGGAGACTCCCAGAGGGCGTGGATCCTCCCATAGTCAGAAAAGTGGACACATCTTTAGCACCCATACTGGCTATCCTTCTTCACTCAAAGACTGCGGACTATCAGACTTTGGCATACTGGGCTGACAAGATAATAAAGAGGGACTTTGAAAGGATAGATGGGGTCGGGCAGGTGGATTTGGGAGGATTCAGAGACAACGTAATGTGGATAAGGATAGATCCTGAGAAGCTATATTCAAGGAACTTAGCCATTCAGGAAGTTGTGGAAGCGGTTGTCAAAAATCACTTAGATTCACCTGCAGGTGCAATATACGGAAAGGAAAGAGACTACATAATCCGTTTTTACGGGAAGGCAAAGGACGCCAAGGAGCTGGAAAGTATTTTCATAAATCCCAACCTCAGACTTGGGGACATAGGCTACGCGGAGTTTGGGGAGGATGAAAAGAGGGGTATGGCAAGGTACATGGGAGAGCAAGCCATAGCTTTTGTGATTTACAAACAGTCTAAGACAAACACCGTCGCCACTGTGGATAGAGTAAAACAAAGAATGGAAGAGTGGAACAGACAGCTTCCACCTGGTATGAGGATGGACATAACCTTTGATGCCAGCGTGTTTGTCAAAGACAGTGTAAAAGCTGCGTTGGAGGAGATAATCATAGGAAGTCTATTAACTTCCTTAGTGGTTTACTTTTTCCTCGGTAGCGTGAAGCTTACCTTTGTTCCCGTCTTTGCCATACCTGTGGCTCTTTTGGGAACAGTTTTCTTTTTGTATCAGACAGACCAATCTTTGAACACCTTTACCCTTTTGGGTCTTGCTGTGGCGGTAGGCATAGTTATAGATGACGCTATAGTAGTCTTAGAGAGCATCTACAGAAGGCGAAAAGAGGAAAATCTACCTCCTTTAGAGGCAGCAGAAAGAGGCACAAGGGTGGTTATCTTTGCACTGCTTGCTTCAACGGCCTCTTTGATAATCGTATTTATACCGATCATATTCCTAAAGGGTGTGGTAGGCAAGCTCTTTGGGAGTTTTGCCCTGACGTTGGTGGTGGCTATAGCCCTTTCATACCTGGTTGCCATAAGTTTTACGCCTATGGCGGTTTCTAGGTTGGTAGATAAAGTGCCAGTAGAAAACCCTTTCACTAAAGTTTATGCAAAGTTTGAAGGCTACTTTGATAAAGCCCTTAGGTGGTCCTTGGACCACAAAGCTATTGTTATAGGCCTCTCTTTGGTCAGTGTGTTGGCTGGCTTTCAGCTCTTTAGGATGACCAAGAGAGAGTTCTTCCCACTGGTGGATGAGGGTAGGTTTTTGGTTAGGTTTGAAACACCGGTAGGATCGTCCTTTGAATTTACGGAGCAAAAGACGAAAGAGGTTGAGGAGATAATCAGAAAGAATCCATATGTAGACAGGTTTGGCTTAGCTATGGGTCAAGGAGTGGCAGGAAGGCCCACTGTAAACGGTGGTTTAGCCTTTGTTTATCTGGTGGAAAGGGGCAAAAGACCCCATCAAAGACAAGTTATGGAGATGTTAAGGAAAGAATTTGCAAAGTTAAGAGATGTAAAAGTTAGCGTAGAATCAGCGGGCATAATCGGTCCTGCTGGCGGAAGGCAGGTGGATATCCAGTATGTGATTAAAGGTCCAGACATAGAACAGCTTCAGAGTATATCAAACAAGCTTTTGGCGGAATTTAGGGGAAAACCTGGATACAGGGATGTGGATACGGACCTTAGGCTAAATGAGCCACAGGTGCATATAAAAGTTAACCGAGAGAGGCTTGCAGACCTTGGCATAAGTGTGGAGCAAGTGTCTATTACACTAAGGGTACTGTTTGGAAAGCTACAGATAGCAACCTACGAGCTTGGCTCAGAAAGCTACGACCTTTATATAAAGGCTATACCATCCTTTGTGCAGAACCTGGAGAATCTAAAAAAGGTTTATCTGAAAAGCCCCACAGGAGCCTTAGTGCCACTCACTGAGGTGGTGGAGATAGAACAGAGGACTGGATATCAGTACCTGAACAGATACAACAGGCAGTATGCTTTTTCCTTCTTTTCAAACCTATCTGGGGAAAAATCTCTGGCGGATGCAGTAAAGGATCTGGAGGATTGGTTTAAGAGTAATCTTCCTCCTGGCTACACTTACGAAGCCACAGGACAAGCTAAGGAATTTGCCAGAGCCTTTCAAGGCTTGGGCATGGCTTTAATAGCTGCTTTGGTTGGGGTTTATATGGTCCTTGCGTCCTTGTTTGAGAGCTACAGACATCCCTTTACCGTTTTGGTGATGGTGCCTTTGGCTGTAATGGGTGCCTTTGGGCTTTTGTGGCTAACAAACACTTCTTTGAGCGTCCCTTCTTACTTCGGAATAATACTGCTTGTGGGTATCATCGTCAGAGATGCGGTGCTTTTTATAGAGCGGATCATCCAGCTCAGAAAGGAGGGCCTTCCTACCAGAGAGGCTATACTTAACGCAAGAAGGGAAAGGTTAAGGCCTATACTTATGACAACAATAACCATAATATCGGCGTTAATTCCAGTAGCCCTTGGTCTTACTGCCGGCTCAGAGCTTAGAAAGCCTCTTGCCTTGGTGGTTATAGGTGGGATAATTACAGGACTACCTTTGAGTCTTTTCTTGCTTCCCGTGCTTTACGAAATCTTTGACAGGGTTGATTACTTCAGAAAGAAGGCTTTAACGAAGTCCTCGTAG
- the thrC gene encoding threonine synthase, with protein MNYWRGIIHHYREYLPVSDRTPVITLCEGNTPLIKADNLAKEIGFKGEIYLKYEGLNPTGSFKDRGMTLAISKAVESGKKAVICASTGNTSASAAAYAAKAGLKAYVLLPKGAVALGKLSQAVIYGAEVLAIQGTFDDALEIVRKLGELLPVEVVNSVNPYRIEGQKTGAFEVCDALGFVPDYHFIPVGNAGNITAYWKGYKEYYERGKIEKLPKMMGWQAEGAAPIVKGYPIKNPQTIATAIKIGNPYSWQSALQASKESGGMIDAVSDDEILHAYKLVASKEGIFCEPASAASVAGLIKLCREGFFRGGEVVVCTLTGNGLKDPDTAMKVCLQPKVLPPVLEEVLKVIHV; from the coding sequence ATGAATTACTGGCGAGGAATTATTCACCACTATAGGGAATATTTGCCTGTCAGTGACAGGACGCCTGTAATAACTCTTTGTGAAGGAAACACTCCTCTGATAAAGGCAGATAACCTGGCTAAGGAAATCGGTTTTAAGGGAGAAATATACCTAAAGTACGAAGGGCTAAATCCCACTGGGTCTTTCAAGGACAGAGGTATGACCCTTGCCATATCAAAGGCTGTAGAAAGTGGGAAAAAGGCTGTTATATGCGCCTCTACTGGAAATACCTCTGCCTCTGCTGCCGCATACGCTGCCAAAGCTGGGCTAAAGGCCTACGTGCTTCTTCCAAAGGGTGCGGTGGCTCTTGGAAAACTCTCGCAGGCTGTTATCTACGGTGCGGAGGTTTTGGCAATTCAAGGAACTTTTGATGATGCTTTGGAAATAGTCAGGAAGTTAGGGGAGCTTCTTCCAGTAGAAGTGGTCAATTCGGTAAATCCGTACAGGATAGAGGGGCAAAAAACAGGTGCCTTTGAAGTGTGCGATGCGCTGGGATTTGTTCCAGATTATCACTTTATACCAGTGGGGAACGCAGGAAACATAACAGCCTATTGGAAAGGCTACAAAGAGTATTACGAAAGGGGAAAGATTGAAAAACTACCAAAGATGATGGGATGGCAAGCGGAGGGAGCGGCGCCCATAGTTAAAGGCTACCCTATAAAGAATCCTCAGACAATAGCCACTGCTATAAAGATAGGCAATCCTTACAGTTGGCAGTCTGCCCTTCAGGCTTCTAAGGAATCTGGGGGAATGATTGATGCAGTTAGCGATGATGAAATACTACATGCCTATAAGTTGGTGGCTTCTAAAGAAGGTATATTCTGCGAACCAGCATCCGCAGCTTCTGTGGCTGGACTTATAAAACTCTGTAGGGAAGGCTTCTTCCGCGGTGGTGAGGTGGTGGTCTGTACCCTTACCGGCAATGGGCTAAAGGACCCAGACACCGCCATGAAGGTATGCCTACAACCTAAGGTTTTACCACCAGTTTTAGAGGAGGTTCTAAAGGTTATACACGTATAG
- a CDS encoding universal stress protein, with translation MFKRILVGLDGSPTSWTAADYAFTIGQKLDIPVVGMHIIDERILEEGFLEDIAGVLGFNYYAGISAKLKDFFEEQASVLLDEFLALGREKGVKVSSYQSMGKPYQIILSQADPEDLIVLGRKSHKPVSGFLLGSTTDIVIRRSPCPVLVVPEEKRQIKKLCVGYDGSASAKKALDIAKSLAKVFEGKVYAVHVGEKDLSDEVGVDVQYVTVQGIPEEKLVEYCKREEIDLLFMGAFSKGRVKELFLGSVTSFVIHHLNIPIFLVK, from the coding sequence ATGTTTAAGAGAATATTAGTAGGTTTGGATGGGTCACCAACAAGTTGGACTGCAGCAGATTACGCCTTTACTATAGGCCAAAAGCTTGACATACCAGTGGTTGGTATGCACATCATAGACGAGCGTATTCTTGAGGAGGGTTTTTTGGAAGACATAGCTGGAGTCTTAGGTTTTAACTACTATGCGGGTATATCTGCTAAGTTAAAAGATTTTTTTGAAGAACAGGCAAGCGTGCTCTTGGATGAGTTTTTAGCACTGGGGCGGGAAAAAGGAGTTAAGGTGTCTTCTTACCAAAGCATGGGCAAACCATATCAAATAATCCTTTCTCAAGCAGATCCAGAAGATCTGATAGTGTTAGGGAGAAAATCTCACAAACCCGTCTCTGGCTTTTTACTTGGTTCAACTACTGACATAGTGATTAGAAGATCGCCCTGTCCTGTGTTGGTTGTGCCGGAAGAGAAAAGGCAGATAAAAAAACTCTGCGTAGGATACGACGGTAGCGCTTCGGCAAAAAAAGCCTTAGATATAGCAAAATCTTTGGCTAAGGTTTTTGAAGGTAAAGTGTATGCAGTGCATGTGGGAGAAAAGGACCTTTCTGATGAGGTGGGGGTTGATGTCCAATACGTAACCGTGCAGGGCATTCCAGAAGAAAAATTGGTAGAATATTGTAAGAGAGAGGAAATCGATTTGTTGTTTATGGGAGCGTTCTCTAAGGGAAGGGTGAAAGAGCTTTTCTTAGGAAGCGTTACAAGTTTTGTAATTCACCACTTAAACATACCTATCTTTTTGGTGAAGTAA
- the gyrB gene encoding DNA topoisomerase (ATP-hydrolyzing) subunit B, translating into MSDKEIFSEEYKAEAIKAITGLEHVRTRPSMYIGDVGERGLHHLIWEILDNAVDEHMAGYADQISLIIHSDNSITVEDNGRGIPVDIHPETGIPAVQMVFTMLGAGGKFDKKVYRYSGGLHGVGASVVNALSEWLVVEVYRDGIIYRQEYRRGEPLTEVLPVGKTTKRGTKVTFKPDPEIFETTKIKYDIVEKRVRELAYLNPNCRFLLKDERINKELLYHFTRGIEELVSYLSVGREPLFEEIVRIQGEADGVIVDIAFSYTKDYKEIVESFVNNIKTVEGGTHVTGFRSGLTKAVMRALPSLKIQKDLKETITGEDLREGLVAVVSCKVPEPQFEGQTKTKLGNQNVKNIVESIVYENLSIYFEDKRDILRLIVEKAIEAALAREAAKKAKELVRRKSPLEDSTLPGKLADCSEKDPKKCELFIVEGESAGGSAKQGRDRRFQAVLPLRGKILNVEKARLDKIFSNEEIKAIVSSLGSGIGEEMDLSKLRYHKIILMTDADVDGSHIRTLLLTFFYRYLPKLIENGYLYIAQPPLYRVKKGKSVFYLKDDRELENFLYGYIKKEGLLKDADGVEYRGDRLIDILKKLKEIEEGYRILVRKKGEEIIECILRHRLTEKDLRQEKDLEAKLNNLKDCVKNYNISTKYDQQEGAYELVFTDRSVGKKIIVDADLLSSITYKQILEGIGLKLPVEVWVEKKSKVVNNLHSILDSITELAKTSFEIQRYKGLGEMNPEQLWETTMNPKNRRLLRVSIEDGAEADRIFSILMGEQVEPRREFIEAYAKEVRNLDV; encoded by the coding sequence ATGAGCGATAAAGAAATTTTCTCCGAAGAATATAAAGCAGAAGCAATCAAAGCAATAACCGGTTTAGAGCACGTAAGAACAAGACCCTCTATGTATATAGGGGATGTGGGAGAGAGGGGTCTGCATCACCTGATATGGGAAATCCTGGACAACGCTGTAGATGAACATATGGCAGGCTATGCTGACCAGATATCTTTAATAATACACAGCGATAACTCCATAACCGTAGAGGATAACGGAAGAGGTATTCCTGTGGATATCCACCCCGAAACTGGTATTCCTGCAGTTCAGATGGTATTTACTATGCTGGGAGCAGGGGGAAAGTTTGACAAGAAGGTTTATAGGTACTCTGGTGGCCTTCACGGCGTGGGTGCGTCGGTGGTTAATGCCCTTTCTGAGTGGCTCGTTGTTGAAGTATATAGGGATGGTATTATATACAGACAAGAATACAGAAGAGGAGAACCATTAACAGAAGTTTTGCCGGTAGGAAAAACCACCAAGAGAGGCACAAAGGTTACCTTCAAACCAGACCCAGAGATTTTTGAAACAACAAAGATAAAGTACGACATAGTTGAAAAGCGTGTTAGAGAGTTAGCTTATCTAAATCCCAACTGTAGGTTTTTACTAAAGGATGAAAGAATAAACAAAGAACTTCTTTATCACTTTACAAGAGGGATAGAAGAACTCGTATCCTATCTTTCAGTAGGTAGAGAGCCACTTTTTGAAGAGATCGTCAGAATTCAAGGGGAAGCAGATGGTGTTATAGTTGATATAGCTTTCTCTTACACAAAGGACTATAAGGAGATAGTTGAAAGCTTTGTAAATAACATAAAAACAGTAGAAGGGGGCACACACGTTACAGGCTTTAGATCCGGGCTTACGAAGGCTGTTATGAGAGCCCTGCCAAGCCTCAAAATACAAAAGGACCTTAAGGAAACAATAACGGGAGAGGACCTAAGGGAAGGTTTAGTTGCGGTGGTTTCTTGCAAGGTGCCAGAACCACAGTTTGAAGGACAGACAAAAACCAAGCTCGGAAATCAAAACGTTAAAAACATAGTAGAGTCCATAGTCTATGAAAATCTTTCCATTTACTTTGAAGATAAAAGAGACATCCTAAGGCTAATAGTTGAAAAAGCCATTGAGGCAGCCTTAGCAAGAGAGGCGGCAAAGAAAGCTAAAGAGCTTGTAAGAAGAAAGTCACCCCTTGAGGATAGCACACTACCCGGAAAACTTGCGGACTGTTCCGAAAAGGATCCGAAAAAATGCGAGCTCTTCATCGTAGAGGGAGAATCGGCAGGTGGGTCTGCCAAGCAGGGAAGAGACAGAAGATTTCAGGCTGTCTTACCTTTGAGAGGAAAAATTCTAAATGTAGAAAAAGCAAGGCTTGACAAGATATTTTCAAACGAAGAGATAAAGGCTATAGTCAGCTCCTTAGGTTCAGGGATAGGGGAGGAGATGGACCTTTCTAAGCTCAGGTATCACAAGATAATTCTTATGACTGATGCAGATGTGGATGGCTCTCACATAAGGACCTTACTTTTGACCTTCTTTTACAGATACCTTCCTAAGCTTATAGAGAACGGCTACTTATACATAGCCCAACCTCCTCTTTATAGAGTCAAAAAAGGAAAGTCGGTTTTTTATCTTAAAGATGACCGAGAGTTAGAGAATTTTCTATACGGCTACATAAAAAAAGAAGGTCTTTTAAAGGATGCAGATGGTGTAGAATACAGAGGCGATAGGCTCATAGACATTCTTAAAAAGCTAAAGGAGATAGAGGAAGGTTATAGGATATTGGTTAGAAAAAAAGGAGAGGAGATAATAGAATGTATACTAAGGCATCGTCTTACAGAAAAGGATCTAAGACAAGAGAAGGATCTTGAGGCAAAGCTAAACAACTTGAAGGATTGCGTGAAAAACTATAACATAAGCACAAAATACGACCAGCAGGAAGGCGCCTACGAGCTTGTGTTTACCGACAGGAGTGTGGGCAAAAAAATCATAGTAGATGCAGATCTTCTGTCTTCAATTACGTATAAACAAATCTTGGAAGGCATAGGTCTAAAGCTTCCGGTGGAAGTGTGGGTGGAGAAAAAGAGTAAGGTGGTTAATAATCTGCATAGCATTCTTGATTCAATTACAGAACTTGCTAAAACCAGTTTTGAAATTCAGAGATACAAAGGTCTTGGAGAGATGAACCCAGAACAACTTTGGGAAACTACTATGAACCCTAAAAATAGAAGGCTTTTGAGGGTATCCATAGAAGATGGAGCGGAGGCAGACAGAATCTTTAGCATACTTATGGGAGAACAAGTGGAACCAAGAAGAGAATTCATAGAAGCCTATGCCAAAGAGGTAAGGAACTTAGATGTTTAA
- a CDS encoding acetyl-CoA carboxylase carboxyltransferase subunit alpha: MFLEFEKELAELNQKIVQLKKLYQLGEKDKERDLRKLQREFRKKSKEIYSKLDPWERVLLARHPQRPHTLDYIKLIFKDFIELHGDRKFGDDKAIVAGFAYLDDIPVAIIGHEKGRTTKEKMERNFGMPHPEGYRKAVRIAKLAEHYCLPVITFIDTPGAYPGVGAEERGQSEAIADSLYTFGYLKVPVLAVVIGEGGSGGALALGVANVVLMLENAIYSVISPEGCAAILWKDQSKVKEASKALKLTAKDLLELGVIDGVIREPLGGAHWDYARMARLLKRCIKVNLRRLMGLSQEEIVRHRIEKFRKIGFFVER, translated from the coding sequence ATGTTTTTAGAGTTTGAAAAAGAGCTGGCAGAGCTGAATCAAAAGATCGTACAACTTAAAAAACTTTATCAATTAGGGGAAAAAGACAAGGAAAGAGATCTTAGGAAACTTCAAAGGGAGTTTAGGAAAAAAAGTAAAGAAATATACTCAAAGCTTGATCCGTGGGAGAGGGTGCTGCTGGCAAGGCATCCACAGAGACCTCACACCTTAGACTACATAAAGCTCATCTTCAAAGACTTTATAGAACTGCACGGAGATAGAAAGTTTGGAGACGATAAGGCTATAGTGGCTGGCTTTGCCTATTTGGATGATATACCAGTAGCGATCATCGGACACGAAAAGGGAAGGACCACAAAGGAGAAAATGGAGAGAAACTTTGGCATGCCCCATCCGGAAGGCTACAGAAAAGCGGTAAGAATAGCCAAGCTTGCAGAGCATTACTGCTTGCCCGTTATTACCTTTATAGACACGCCAGGAGCTTACCCAGGTGTGGGTGCGGAAGAGAGGGGTCAGTCGGAAGCCATTGCGGATAGTCTTTACACCTTTGGATACCTAAAGGTCCCAGTGTTGGCAGTGGTTATAGGTGAAGGAGGTTCGGGAGGGGCTTTAGCTTTGGGTGTGGCAAACGTGGTTCTAATGCTTGAAAATGCCATATACTCTGTCATATCCCCAGAGGGTTGCGCTGCCATACTCTGGAAGGATCAGTCTAAGGTAAAGGAAGCTTCCAAAGCTCTGAAGCTAACCGCAAAAGACCTACTTGAGCTTGGTGTAATAGACGGAGTTATTCGGGAACCATTAGGTGGAGCCCATTGGGACTACGCAAGGATGGCAAGGCTTTTAAAACGATGTATAAAGGTTAATCTAAGAAGATTAATGGGTTTGAGCCAAGAGGAAATTGTAAGACACAGGATTGAGAAGTTTCGGAAAATTGGCTTTTTTGTGGAGCGATGA